From Brassica oleracea var. oleracea cultivar TO1000 chromosome C3, BOL, whole genome shotgun sequence, a single genomic window includes:
- the LOC106328420 gene encoding uncharacterized protein At1g04910-like: protein MCKTDKFLYHRKLWEMKVRLLGETKVEKLRSSFVSRSRMSLWMIRAVTVLLLWSCFVHLMALGEMWGPRLFKGWPSCFNQHDLSTVIEMRSLPAKIALPPKRVYQNNGYLMVSCNGGLNQMRAAICDMVTVARFMNVTLVVPELDKTSFWNDPSEFKDIFDVDHFITSLRDEVRILKELPPRVKKRVELGMYHAMPPISWSNMSYYQNQILPLVKKHKVLHLNKTDSRLANNGLPVEVQKLRCRVNFNGLKFTPQIEELGRRVVNILREKGPFLVLHLRYEMDMLAFSGCSHGCNPEEEEEEELTRMRYAYPWWKEKVINSEVKRKEGLCPLTPEETALTLTALGIDRNVQLYIAAGEIYGGERRMKALTDAFPNVVRKETLLDSSDLDFCRNHSSQMAALDYLVAVESDIFVPTNDGNMARVVEGHRRFLGFKKTVQLNRKFLVKLIDEFIEGLLTWDVFSSMVKAFHSTRMGSPKRRLVIPNKPKEEDYFYANPQECLQLLDEPLRVI from the exons ATGTGTAAAACGGACAAGTTTCTTTACCACAGGAAACTCTGGGAGATGAAGGTTAGGCTTTTAGGAGAGACTAAAGTTGAGAAACTCAGGAGCTCCTTTGTCTCCAGGTCTCGTATGAGCCTATGGATGATTCGTGCTGTTACCGTATTGTTGCTCTGGAGCTGTTTCGTTCATTTGATGGCTTTGGGAGAGATGTGGGGGCCGAGGTTGTTCAAAGGCTGGCCTTCTTGCTTCAATCAACATGATCTTTCCACGGTTATAGAGATGAGGTCTCTCCCTGCTAAGATCGCCCTTCCGCCTAAAA GGGTATACCAGAACAATGGTTATCTTATGGTTTCCTGCAATGGAGGACTTAATCAAATGAGAGCAGCT ATATGCGATATGGTGACTGTTGCAAGATTCATGAATGTCACACTTGTTGTGCCTGAGCTTGACAAGACCTCGTTTTGGAACGATCCAAG TGAGTTTAAAGACATATTTGATGTGGATCACTTCATAACTTCATTAAGAGATGAAGTTCGGATACTTAAAGAGTTGCCTCCAAGGGTTAAGAAAAGAGTTGAGCTTGGAATGTACCACGCAATGCCTCCTATTAGCTGGTCCAACATGTCTTACTACCAAAATCAG ATTCTTCCATTGGTGAAGAAGCACAAGGTCTTACACCTGAATAAAACGGATTCAAGACTAGCTAATAATGGACTGCCTGTGGAGGTTCAGAAGTTGAGGTGCAGAGTGAATTTCAATGGACTTAAGTTCACTCCTCAAATCGAAGAATTAGGTAGACGAGTGGTCAATATTCTGAGAGAGAAAGGTCCCTTTCTCGTCCTGCATCTCAGATACGAGATGGATATGTTGGCATTTTCCGGTTGCTCACATGGTTGCAACCCTGAGGAAGAAGAAGAAGAAGAACTAACAAGAATGAG ATATGCTTATCCATGGTGGAAGGAGAAAGTCATAAACTCTGAGGTGAAGAGGAAAGAAGGCCTTTGTCCTTTAACTCCTGAGGAAACTGCTCTCACGCTGACTGCATTGGGCATTGACCGTAACGTTCAGCTTTACATAGCTGCTGGTGAAATCTACGGTGGTGAAAGGCGGATGAAGGCTTTAACAGACGCTTTTCCAAATGTG GTCCGGAAAGAAACGCTACTAGATTCCTCTGATCTTGATTTTTGTCGGAACCATTCATCTCAAATGGCTGCACTTGATTACCTAGTGGCTGTTGAGAGCGATATATTTGTTCCAACTAATGATGGGAACATGGCAAGAGTCGTTGAAGGTCATCGCAG GTTCTTGGGATTTAAGAAGACAGTTCAGCTGAATAGGAAATTCTTAGTTAAGCTGATAGATGAATTTATCGAAGGGTTGTTGACTTGGGATGTGTTCTCGTCCATGGTGAAGGCATTTCACTCTACTCGTATGGGAAGCCCGAAGAGACGGTTAGTGATTCCCAATAAACCAAAGGAAGAAGATTACTTCTATGCCAACCCGCAAGAGTGTCTGCAGCTGTTAGATGAACCATTGAGGGTCATTTGA
- the LOC106334192 gene encoding basic leucine zipper 43-like translates to MHPDYDSSSIKNMQQQNYFHLNHYYSNLNPSTNNNLNLISYPQMQELNNLQSPASHNSTTSDEATEDVFVINERKQRRMVSNRESARRSRMRKQRHLDELLSQVAWLRSENHQILDKLNKASDSNDLVLQENVILKEENLELRQVITSMKKLGGAEGGSTSFHERYCSSSLDHDLDQDFSCITNDPKTHHPS, encoded by the coding sequence ATGCATCCAGACTATGATAGTTCAAGTATAAAGAACATGCAACAACAAAACTACTTCCACTTAAACCACTATTACAGCAACTTAAACCCCTCAACCAATAACAATCTCAATCTTATCTCATACCCTCAAATGCAAGAACTCAATAATCTACAATCTCCGGCAAGCCACAACTCTACCACGTCCGATGAAGCAACTGAAGATGTATTCGTCATCAACGAGAGAAAGCAAAGGCGTATGGTATCCAACAGAGAATCAGCAAGAAGGTCAAGAATGAGGAAGCAAAGACACTTAGATGAGCTCTTATCCCAAGTTGCTTGGCTTCGAAGCGAGAATCACCAGATTTTAGACAAGCTTAACAAAGCCTCGGATAGCAATGATCTTGTTCTTCAAGAGAACGTGATTCTAAAAGAGGAAAACTTGGAACTTCGTCAAGTAATCACATCTATGAAGAAGCTTGGAGGAGCAGAAGGAGGAAGCACAAGTTTCCATGAAAGATATTGTTCTTCTTCCTTGGATCATGACTTGGATCAAGACTTCTCTTGTATTACAAATGATCCAAAGACTCATCATCCGTCATGA
- the LOC106329681 gene encoding uncharacterized protein LOC106329681 — protein MHPDYDSSSINNMQQQDYFHLNHYYSNLNPSTNNNLNLISYPQMQELNNLQSPASHNSTTSDEATEDVFQVAWLRSENHQILDKLNKASDSNDLVLQENVILKEENLELRQVITSMKKLGGAEGGSTSFHERYCSSSLDHDLDQDFSCITNDPKTHHPS, from the coding sequence ATGCATCCAGACTATGATAGTTCAAGTATAAACAACATGCAACAACAAGACTACTTCCACTTAAACCACTATTACAGCAACTTAAACCCTTCAACCAATAACAATCTCAATCTTATCTCATACCCTCAAATGCAAGAACTCAATAATCTACAATCTCCGGCAAGCCACAACTCTACCACGTCCGATGAAGCAACTGAAGATGTATTCCAAGTTGCTTGGCTTCGAAGCGAGAATCACCAGATTTTAGACAAGCTTAACAAAGCCTCGGATAGCAATGATCTTGTTCTTCAAGAGAACGTGATTCTAAAAGAGGAAAACTTGGAACTTCGTCAAGTAATCACATCTATGAAGAAGCTTGGAGGAGCAGAAGGAGGAAGCACAAGTTTCCATGAAAGATATTGTTCTTCTTCCTTGGATCATGACTTGGATCAAGACTTCTCTTGTATTACAAATGATCCAAAGACTCATCATCCGTCATGA
- the LOC106329683 gene encoding F-box/kelch-repeat protein At2g43445-like, with amino-acid sequence MYLVPEVLEEIFLRLPLKSILKFKTVSKQWRSILESKRFAEGRRLVNIQTKLKIIVAVDRNLIQHELHRDEELEMVYLHSNVAASRPSLSCDSLVCIPVPGWVKVFNPSTGVFLRFSSGPETMISRHDFDFLDPRFEIFPRRWRMGFGKDNITERYKMVRICFNDDLEIRRSEILDVNIGRWRRLSPPPYVLGFRWKSTCVNGSIYWVEVIPRHKLLALNLHTEEWRDLTLPLGTLGTSCQVANLENRLALAATYFSNHHWNVKIWCMHAPQEEAWSVMYTIRLFPCEHRYNGCFPLWFWTRPVAVSKQGNLFFHDNCNRLFKYYPETDVLCCVHRDIYVISPFVEDLVPLGPLDSVPNMMRTYGLQHLDHVPFSSRISNFFRRMEFPSSLITTAFVTLATFQFCSLLSRS; translated from the coding sequence ATGTACTTAGTTCCCGAGGTACTAGAAGAGATCTTCCTTCGTCTGCCATTGAAATCCATCCTAAAATTCAAAACCGTCTCAAAACAATGGAGATCAATACTGGAGTCGAAGAGGTTCGCAGAGGGTAGGCGTCTGGTGAATATTCAAACGAAACTGAAAATCATAGTGGCAGTAGACCGAAACCTAATCCAACATGAATTACACAGGGACGAAGAGTTAGAGATGGTCTACTTACACAGCAATGTCGCCGCCTCTCGTCCGTCACTGTCATGTGACAGTCTTGTCTGCATCCCCGTACCTGGTTGGGTCAAAGTTTTCAACCCTTCCACTGGAGTGTTTCTTAGATTCTCTTCCGGTCCAGAGACAATGATATCACGTCATGATTTTGATTTCTTAGATCCTCGATTTGAGATCTTCCCTAGACGTTGGAGGATGGGATTCGGTAAAGACAATATCACTGAGAGATATAAGATGGTGAGGATATGTTTTAACGATGATTTGGAGATTCGTCGTAGCGAGATTCTTGATGTTAACATTGGGAGATGGAGGAGACTGAGTCCACCTCCTTATGTGTTAGGGTTTAGATGGAAGTCGACATGTGTGAATGGGTCCATCTACTGGGTAGAAGTAATTCCTCGGCACAAACTTTTAGCTTTGAATCTTCACACAGAAGAGTGGCGTGACCTTACACTACCGCTGGGAACATTAGGAACTTCATGCCAAGTAGCAAACCTTGAAAACCGGCTGGCCTTAGCCGCAACCTATTTTAGTAATCATCATTGGAATGTGAAGATATGGTGCATGCATGCACCACAAGAAGAAGCATGGAGCGTGATGTATACCATACGTTTATTCCCTTGCGAGCACCGTTACAACGGCTGTTTCCCTTTATGGTTTTGGACTAGGCCAGTGGCGGTTTCTAAGCAAGGAAATCTTTTTTTTCATGATAACTGCAATAGGTTGTTCAAATATTACCCAGAGACAGATGTACTTTGTTGCGTTCATAGAGATATTTATGTGATATCTCCTTTTGTTGAAGATTTGGTCCCACTTGGACCTTTGGATTCTGTTCCGAACATGATGAGGACATATGGACTTCAACATCTAGATCATGTGCCCTTCTCCTCTAGGATATCTAATTTTTTCAGACGAATGGAGTTCCCGAGTAGCTTGATCACTACTGCTTTTGTGACTCTAGCAACATTTCAGTTTTGTTCCCTATTGTCTAGGTCTTGA